In the genome of Candidatus Delongbacteria bacterium, the window TTCAAACTTCTTCTTAGTAAACTTCACAATTTGTTATCCAGTATCAAGTGAGTAATTTTGTCAGGATTAGGCTTTTTCAGATTGTCGGGATTAGAACAGAAAGCTATTACTATATCTTCTTTAGGAATTGTCGATAAAAGCTGTCCTCCCTTTCCTCTTGCTGAAATTATTTCACTATCATTGTATTTACTTAACCAGAAATGATAACCATAATTATATCTCACAATCCCTTTACTTTGTCTAGTAAATGCCTTTGCAAGATAATCTCGACTAATAATTATTTCATTATTCCAAGTTCCACCAGAGTTAACAAGTACACCTAACTTAGCCAAATCTTCCAATTTTAAATAAAGTCCAAAACCGCCAGTATTAAATTTTTGAGGATCTCGTTCCCATTTATAGTCTGTGATATTTAATGGAGAAAACATTCTCAAGGCTAAATCTTCAAGATCCTTTCTAGAATCCAAAGACAGAGCTATTCCAAGAAGATGTGAGGCTGCACTACTGTATTGAAACTTATCAATTTGCTTAGTGTCCATACCTTTTGAAGCTATGAAATCCAGCCAATTATCAGACTCTATCATTTCATAGACATAAAGGTCTACAAGACCACTATTTTTCCAATTTAGTCCAGAAGTCA includes:
- a CDS encoding serine hydrolase, which produces MIFTRDYWPDNSFEELIPEFSGIDSNFINTVEKLIYEEFSNDGNLIVLKDGYKIYEYYNDNSSFEKLFDLKSVTKSILSLLVGNYYITNPEFINKKLSEISPIFTDINLAIGDIKIENLLTMTSGLNWKNSGLVDLYVYEMIESDNWLDFIASKGMDTKQIDKFQYSSAASHLLGIALSLDSRKDLEDLALRMFSPLNITDYKWERDPQKFNTGGFGLYLKLEDLAKLGVLVNSGGTWNNEIIISRDYLAKAFTRQSKGIVRYNYGYHFWLSKYNDSEIISARGKGGQLLSTIPKEDIVIAFCSNPDNLKKPNPDKITHLILDNKL